The nucleotide window tatatcgtgtcaacctttgtgctttgccataaatatgagttattatttcactttgtggtTATTTTAGGTTCTAATGACACCTATGGGCATAGTGCAAAAATATattatcactacgagaattgagaaaatgttagtcttttttcatgtagtgtttcttaattaatatatgacgattatttataattatttagaaggtttaaatgttaaggttatttacatgtgattcaaataactcagatatttaacatggctactgtcaaatatcaaaatggagtaaaaaaaaattcactagctaaagaatttttttttatttttagataaccaactaaaatgagttttgaattaagaataatattttcaattacattattataaaaaaaattattattgaaaaataatattttagtaactgaaattttaagaaagaaatattttttaagagatatcaacacaccaaataagagttcaagtagtagtaaaagagttaagtcttatccaaagagtcattcattgtctcaacatttgattgttttgccataaatatgagttattattttgcttcctgactatttttaggatccaatgacactgtcaagaatggtatcaaaaaagaaaaatagaagaaatggttaatttttttatgtagttaatatccaatgattatctatatttacttgtaacgacccgaccggtcgttttgagcttttgcacttggctcgccagttctcgggcatgacttgccccatgtgatgtattatgactcatgtaaatcgttggttttggttttcaaggtaatcggcatgaaatttggaagaacagttctcagtttgaagcttgtaattcgaaaggtttgaccaagatttggcTTATTTGTAGATGATCTCGGatcaaatttttatgatttggttagctccattaggtgatttgggacttaaaagcgtgatcggaatgcattttggaggtccgtggaaggtttaggcatgaattggcgaaattgagattttagcGTTTTCCAGTTGATAaataagattttgatataggggccggaatggaattccgaaagttccagcagctccgttatgtcatttgggatgtgtgtgcaaaatttcaggtcattcggacgtggtttggttgggtttttgatcaaaagcgaaatgcggaagattttagaaagtttggcttgaattcgatgtgttttgggtgatttgatgttgtttgaggtgtttcgatgatcggaacaagtttgaataaggtattagaatatgttggtgcttttggttgaggtcccgggggcctcaaggtgatttcggatggttgacggagaagtttaaattttgttgcagctgctgaatttgctgcttctggtatttttgcacctgcggattgggaagCGCAGGTGCAGCGCCACATAAGTGGAGTTTTAGTCACATAAGCGAAAAAGGGATTGAGGAGCAGGAACCACAAAAGCGGCTAtgtggaccgcatctgcggagtcgcagatgcagAAGTGTGATTGCAAATGCGTAATTTTGGCTGTTTTGCGGTCCGCAGGTGCGTGGATTGACCGCAGATGCAAGTCCTGGTGTCATAAGTGAAATACACAGAAGCGGAtgtttttccgcagaagcggaagcgcagaTGCACTTataggatcgcaggtgcgaaagagcTGGACAGAAGGTATAAAAGTGCCCCTTCGCAATTTTCAGTCATTTGTTCACCATTAttgtgcgattttggagctccaaacTGTGATTTCATGAGGGGATCAAGTGTATCCACTGAGGTAATCTACTTGGGCTTTATACCTTGTGTTTATGGTGACTatatcattgtttaatcatgaaaatttGGCAGAAAATAGAGGAAGAGTTGGGaatttagggcttgaaattggagaatgaatttttagaatttgagtgaccagatgaggtcggattttggtaaatttgatatgtatgaactcatgagagaatggggattccattgatgttaattttatcgagtttcaagatgtgggcccaggggccgggtttgaacaatttcgggatttggatgtaaattggatatttttgagtgaGCTTCGTCCCctttgcatattttaatgattatgtactgattgtggctagatttggagcatccggaggtcgatttgtgcgggcgaaggcatcgcgggctagagattggaccggatcgaggtgagtaatgattgtaaatgatgttctgagggtttgaaaccccggattgcacatcgtagtgctatattgaggtgaggcacatgcttgatgacgagcgtcgggtcgtgcactattgggaattgtgacttggtccgtcccgattaatgattttaccgcatatttgactgaaatctatttgctattatcattatttgggttgaatgccacatttgggcttcatgccaactatttgaacccttcagggatttttattgatatttcctcactgttttgactttaaacttgtactcagtcatgctatattctactattttcaaaactCGGTCATGTTTACtatgctttaacacttgaaatgatattttaaattatattttgggctgagcatcatgttttactgttgcccgagtggcttatgtgatttttgactgagtaaggccgagggcctgtgttgtgaggatacttttgggtcgggctgcacgccgtagcggtgatacactgatttgatttcgaggccgagggcctgagatatgtatgccacgaggtgacttgttgatactgatatgaggccgagagcctgtttatgatgccacgaggtgacttgatattgcgcttgggccgtaaggggcccctccaggagtctgcaccccccagtgaacgtgggtacccattgtgatgtgagatatagcccgaggggctggtattattctgagatattgcccgaggggcggattggttgacattgtgcccgaggggcgaaccttgtgtgcttatctttcttatttgcctgtcatgtacctgtttaattgtgtatttgtgcccgatGGGCGAATTTTCTGTGCTTGCTTGCAttaattgttttgcattcatttgcgtaactattgaaaagttatttttaaaggaGTTAAattgagctaagatgtttttaagagattttacagcttcattgctttcttactgattttgtactgcttctatacagcatgttgatgcacgtttcgtgatttcttaccattcagactttagttatgattattactcattgatttggagtattcactttactccctgcaccttgtatgcagattcaggtatttctgaacccggtagtggGTATTAGCTGATCGGAgacagagtcatcagagtttagcaaggtagctgccggcgttcgcaacactacttttctccctccttatttcATTAATCCGTATTTTGCACATTTCAgacttttcagttgtatttagaccctagtagatgctcgtgacttgtgacaccccggtatcgagCTGTGTTTGGACTGTATTTCGTACATTATAAAATCTTTTGCTTAGTCTTTGGTTTAGTCACTCATGCTTAGactgtttattaatgtttaactgtttaaaaattgaattgggactagttggctgaccttgtcttcacgagaggcgccattacggccgggtccgggtttagggtcgtgacattactgagaaagtgtaaattttaagattactaaaatacaatccaaataacttaaatatttgacatgattaatgtccgcgcatccgcgcgggtactaatactagtaagagtaaagaaaacaaactcaaattGTAGGACTATAGTGGGTAAAGCTTGAGAAAGCAAACTTTTAGTTgtttttttgttcattcttttcatataaagaggtaaataaaCTTTCAATTCcgaaagaaatatataaaaaagtaTAAATTTAGCAAATTATTTTCAGATTATTGTCTAGTGTTATTTCACTATTATCGACTTATTATTAGCTTACTAAGaaccgaaaaatcgaaccaaaccaatGACAACCAAACCGATGGTTTgtatttaatttggtttggttttgattttaaaattttaaaaactgattaaattggtttggttttggttttgatcaAAAACCGATCAAACCGAACCGTGAACACCCCTAATTGTACTTATGGTGCCATGGTTAGACTTATAGTCTGTTTGGCCAATTTTTTAGAAGAATAAAAAAGTGTTTTAgatagaagcagaagcagttttggagaagaagaaaaaagtagCTTTTCCCAAGAAGcacttatttgaaaaatatttttgagaaaaatacactatAAGCATTTTTTTGAAGTTGGGTCAAACAGtaattgctgctcaaaagtactttttattttaattagctAAATACAAACTGTTTTTTacaaaatttttttttaaaaaaaaacttctcaaaataagctgatttttaaagcttggccaaacaaactATTAAAGAGTTAGGAGGTGAAACGCGTGCATGCGCAATTAAAAGCCCGTTTGGCCATGAAAATTTGTTCCCTTTATTTcgaaaatttttcatttttttttgaaaatcagTGTTTGAtcataaaatttctaatttttacttgaagatgaattttggaattttttgaaaatttgaaaaactttaaaaagctttttttcattattttcattcagatgactcataaaaattcaaaaacaatccaaaataatattcatgtccaaacacaactctaatttttaaaaccatattcacttgaaaaatatttcactttttttttccgGATTTTTCCGCCCGCGAAATTGATGGCTGCTGTTATCTTGAAGAATGGTCGCCGTTACTCTGATACAAACAATTATTACTACTACTACACTATTACTACTCTTTGGCTGTTCTTTCATGTTCCCTCCAACCACTTACAAGCAACGTGTCAACTTCTCGATATTTCAATTTTCACATACTCCCTTCGCACATCCGATGGCGGCCTGTAATAGCTTTCGCTGTGCAATCATGGACTCTGTAAACCCTAAGCCTGCTTTCCTACTCCAGTCTGCTCATTTCTGGTAAGGTCCACCTCGTTTACCTTTCTCTCTCCGACAATGCTCTGTTCAATTTCTACCCAGAAATCCGGTTCCAACTGGCTCGACCGGCTCCGATCATCAAAAGGCTTTTCCTTTGCCGATCACCAGACTcctgatggatccaattctatttcTCCCCACGCCGAAACTCAGCTAAGaggtaataacaataataatgtcGGTTCAGAATCCAGCTCCGATCCAATTCGGTCCGTAAACGAACCTGCCCAAACTCCGGCAGCACCAGGTAACAGTGGAGACAACGAACAACTGTGCAATGTAGTTACAAATGTTCTCTCCGAGCTCTTTTGTATGGGAGAATCAACTAGTTTCCCTAAATTTAATTTCAAAAAGGGGTCACGCAAACAAACGAACCCTAGGTTTTGTGCTTCATCTGAAATTAACAATGCTGCGTCGCCGATGAGCGATGACAACAGTCGAGTGGAAATTAAGGAATCTCAGGTCAAGCTATTAGAACAAGGCAGTAATTTAAACGTAGCTGAAGAGGAGGACAAGTCCCACCCCAATCTGTTGGGATTTTCGCGGACCGAAGTTATGGTGATAGATACGAGCTGTGCGCCGTGGAAATTTGAGAAATTGCTTTATAGAAAGAAGAACGTGTGGAAGGTACGTGATAAGAAGAGTAAGGCGACGAGTGCGGgtaataagaagaggaagaaagctGATGTGGTGAATGAGGATGTTGCTGGTGAGAAGAAACCGAAGGTTGTAAGCGGGAATGATGGTTGTGGATCATCTAAGGA belongs to Nicotiana tabacum cultivar K326 chromosome 6, ASM71507v2, whole genome shotgun sequence and includes:
- the LOC107791343 gene encoding uncharacterized protein LOC107791343, with amino-acid sequence MLCSISTQKSGSNWLDRLRSSKGFSFADHQTPDGSNSISPHAETQLRGNNNNNVGSESSSDPIRSVNEPAQTPAAPGNSGDNEQLCNVVTNVLSELFCMGESTSFPKFNFKKGSRKQTNPRFCASSEINNAASPMSDDNSRVEIKESQVKLLEQGSNLNVAEEEDKSHPNLLGFSRTEVMVIDTSCAPWKFEKLLYRKKNVWKVRDKKSKATSAGNKKRKKADVVNEDVAGEKKPKVVSGNDGCGSSKDEKVGVCKFPVNEELWFNDKLEETCRRTSDSVGQPSKKKQGNLKLKKASSSVVLIKSIPTSKKNGTGIAKNSLKPSHRHYQAQ